The Pseudomonadota bacterium DNA segment TACTCGTTGTCGCTGACCAGGTTGACCGCGGCCTTTAAAATCGTACCATGCTTCAGGGTCTGAAGATGATGCGCTCCCAGGGCCCAGCGTTCCTGGTCGGCATCAGGATAATCCTTTGGGCTATCCTTGACCAGCCGGTCACTGATAAAGGATGCGCTGAGATCCCCCTTGGCCCGCTCATCGATAACGTAGCGATATTCAGCCCCAAACCTGACCCCTCTTTGACTATAGATTTCGGGATAAAGGGTCAGATCCTGAGAACGGTCGATCGCCCAAAAAAAGGCATTTTTGACCACCACCCCATCCTTGTCGGAATAGCCGATCCCGGGCAGAAGAAAACCGGTCTGGCGCTTGGTATTAACCGGAAAAACCCCTTTTGGCAGATAGAGGACCGGCACATTTTTAATCGCGAAGACGGCGTTGTCGACGATGCCGTAACCATTCTCCCTGATTTCGACCCGGCGACAGCGGATCAGCCAGGCGGCGCGCTCGGCATCACAGGTAGTCAGGGTCGCGTTTCTGACATCGTAGGCCTGGGGCCCGGTCTTTTCGATCTGTTCTCCGGTAATATAGTAATTTTTCTCTTTAATGAAAATCCGGCCCTCCCGAATCGAGCCGATCTGATCACGATAATTAAATTTAAGATAACGACAGGCGAGATAATCGCTGCGATCGCGCAACAGCACCTCTCCCCAGGCCTCAAATTCGGTTTTCGCCTGATTGAGAATCGCCTTGTCGGCCTTGAGTTCCATACCTTTCTGACGAATCACGACCTCGCCCTGAGCATGATACAGACCGGCCTGCTTGTCATAGTAAAGATACCGGGCCTCAATCTCAACCGTTTTGTCGGCGACCACGGCCGCCGCGCCGGGCAGTTCCGGCACCGCGGCCCCGAGCGGACCAGAGGGGACCAGCAACAGGATCAGAAACAAAAAGAAAAACTGTAAAGCCTTGTTTTTTCCGATCAGTCTCAAGATGGATGATGTCATTTTTGGTTTTTCCGAACTTCGACCACCAGATCAATCCCGGCTTGCCGGGCTTCAGCCAGATATTCAGGATATTGTAAAATCTCGTCGGCTTCATCCAGGCCACGATAACCCAGGCTTCGCCATAACGAGGTACCAAAAGTATCAAAGAAATATTTAACGCTGAGTTCTGCGCCGGTAAAAAGATTCTTTCCCCGAGTGGCTCCGGCTGCCAGAAAAAGCCCGGGCCGAGGATTATCCAGCCGCCCCAGCGGTTTATGATCAAGCCAGTATTTCTTCACCCACAGAGATTGACAACGATCCATCACGGCTTTGACATGCGCGCTGACCGCATAAAAAAAGATCGGCGAGGCCAACATGACCGCCTGAGCCTGCAGCAGACTTTCCGCTAAGGCCTGAAAATCATCCTTGAGGGCACAGCGGCCATGTTCCTTGCAGGCGTAGATTTCCAGGCAGGGCGTAATTTTAAGATCACGCAAAACGATCTCGACAACCTCGGCCCCGGCTCCGCGTGCGCCGGCCACGGCCTCGGCCAGCAGTTTCGCGGTATTGCCCCAACGCCGGGGGCTGCCGTAAAGCGCGACGATCCGCATGCATTCACCTCTTCCCCAAAAGGAAATCCGCCTAGGCCGCCGGTCGATTAACCGGCAGATCCAGCACCTCAAAAGCCTCGCCGACACAATACAGCGAACCGGTCAGAAAAATCAGATCCGCGGCCTGGGCCCGGTGGCGCGCCAGAGCGAAGGCTTCGCTCACGGACTCGGTTATCATGACCTGGGAACAATAGTTTTGTATCTCCAGCGCCAGGCTCCGGGGATTACAGGAGCGATCCAGCTGCGCCCGGGTGACAATCACCTCGTCCGCCAGAGGACCCAGCTGAACCGCCATTTCCCGAATCCGTTTATCCTTCATGGCCCCCAGCAAAAGAATCAGCCGACGCTCACCCTTCAAACGGCGCAATTCCGGAACCAGCGCCCGGACACCATGCGGATTATGGGCCCCGTCAAGATAGATATCCGGGCGACTCGCAACCTGCTGCAGCCGTCCGGGCCAGGAAACCTCTCGCAAGGCCGCGGCGACCTTGCGCGGGTCAAGCTCAAACAGCCCCTCATGGGCCAGAATCTCAAAAGCCCGCAAGGCCAAGGCGGCATTGTCATGTTGATGTCGGCCGCGCATGGCCGTTTCCAGCCCGGTAAAGCTGTGTTCGGAACCATAATAAGAAAATGAACCGTCACCCTGCCGACGCACGCGGAAATCCCGCCCCAGAAAACTGGCGGAGGCTCCCAGCTCACGTTGACGCCCGGCCAGGAGATTCCGAATCTTTTCATTCCTGACCCCGGAAACCAGGGGCACTCCGGGTTTGAGAATGCCCGCTTTTTCCGCCGCCACGGCGAGCAGGGTCGAGCCCAGGAACTCTTCGTGTTCAATCGCGACATTGGTAATCATCGTCAACAGCGGCTTAGGCACGACGTTGGTCGCATCGAGACGCCCCCCAAGACCGGTCTCCAGCAGGACAATATCCGGACGCTGCCGGGCGAAATAAAGCAGGGCCATGCAGGTGGTAAAGTCAAAAAAGGTGACGATCCGAGGAATCCTTTCCACCACAGGCCGCAGTTCCCGGGTCAGAGCCACAATCTCCGCCTCGCTGATCGGTGTATCATCGATGGTTATCCGTTCGGAAAAATGGCGCAGGTGCGGCGAGCTGTAGACCCCGACGGAAAGTCCGTGCCGGCGCAGCAACTCACGCAAAAAGGCAATGCTTGACCCCTTGCCGTTACTGCCGGCGACATGAACAATCCGCAAAGAGTCCTGAGGATTGGCGACGGCGGCACAAAGCTCGACGATATTTTCCAGCCCCAGGCTGATCCCGAAATGCTCGAGCCCGTAGAGATAATCGAGCGTTTCCTGAAATGAATCCATGCTCTTTCAGCCAGCCTCCACAACCTTAATCGAAAACAAGCCCGCCGCGCCATTGATTCAATGGGCTTCGAACCAATTTTTCCCCACCCCGACATCAACCACCAGCGGCACCTTGAGCGGCCGGACCTCGGCCATTTCTTTCCGCACCATCAGGGTAAGTTCATCAACCTCGTCAGGCGCCACTTCAAAGACCAGTTCATCGTGAACCTGCATGATCATTTTACTGCGCCAGCCTTCCTTTCGCAGCCGGCGATCCAGCACCACCATCGCCAGTTTAATCAGATCGGCCGCCGTCCCCTGAATCGGGGTATTGATGGCGGTGCGCCGGGCCATTTCCTGAAGATTCTTGTTCCGGCTGTTAATCTCGGGCAGATAGCGCCGCCGCTTAAACAGGGTCGTGACATATTCACGGCGCTCGGCCGTGGCCACCACCCCGGCGAAATAATCCTTGACCCCGGCATAGGCGGCAAAATAACTTTCTATATAGGCTTTTGCCGTTTTTCTGTCAATATTAAGCTCCCGGGCCAGCTTTTGCGACCCCATCCCGTAGATCAGACCAAAATTGATGGTCTTGGCCTGACGCCGCATTTCCGGAGTCACCATCATCGGCAAGACCTGAAAGATCTCCGCGGCGGTGCGGGCGTGAATATCAGCCCCACTGCGAAAAGCCTCAACCAAGGCTGGATCCCCGGAAAAATGGGCCAGGATACGTAATTCTATCTGCGAGTAATCCGCCGCCAGAATAAGATTTTCCCCTGCTCCGACAAAGGCCTGGCGAATCACCGCGCCATCCGTCCCGCGAATCGGAATATTCTGCAGATTGGGATCGGAGG contains these protein-coding regions:
- a CDS encoding bifunctional folylpolyglutamate synthase/dihydrofolate synthase, with the protein product MDSFQETLDYLYGLEHFGISLGLENIVELCAAVANPQDSLRIVHVAGSNGKGSSIAFLRELLRRHGLSVGVYSSPHLRHFSERITIDDTPISEAEIVALTRELRPVVERIPRIVTFFDFTTCMALLYFARQRPDIVLLETGLGGRLDATNVVPKPLLTMITNVAIEHEEFLGSTLLAVAAEKAGILKPGVPLVSGVRNEKIRNLLAGRQRELGASASFLGRDFRVRRQGDGSFSYYGSEHSFTGLETAMRGRHQHDNAALALRAFEILAHEGLFELDPRKVAAALREVSWPGRLQQVASRPDIYLDGAHNPHGVRALVPELRRLKGERRLILLLGAMKDKRIREMAVQLGPLADEVIVTRAQLDRSCNPRSLALEIQNYCSQVMITESVSEAFALARHRAQAADLIFLTGSLYCVGEAFEVLDLPVNRPAA
- a CDS encoding flavodoxin family protein — its product is MRIVALYGSPRRWGNTAKLLAEAVAGARGAGAEVVEIVLRDLKITPCLEIYACKEHGRCALKDDFQALAESLLQAQAVMLASPIFFYAVSAHVKAVMDRCQSLWVKKYWLDHKPLGRLDNPRPGLFLAAGATRGKNLFTGAELSVKYFFDTFGTSLWRSLGYRGLDEADEILQYPEYLAEARQAGIDLVVEVRKNQK